One genomic segment of Besnoitia besnoiti strain Bb-Ger1 chromosome VII, whole genome shotgun sequence includes these proteins:
- a CDS encoding synaptobrevin protein (encoded by transcript BESB_077030): MKGSTLATPAAAAGRLGPSLSQGAVDKSSVRTADAAWNVGFVAVGSLKSKEVVDIFYGRLTSKEKSAIAPLFPGVLQTAPNASASVRRKFPVEDGGVMFLASDSTGSFLFGVYVQDRTYPERAAFALLTEVQQLVSEAIQAEPACGKKPGLLAKRVRQAVRGLISKFDLPASVDKTAEVLKKVEDVKLEMEKNVQKVLQNQANLESLESKTDQLASSAKTFKQTAGDVNRATWWQKVKLTILLGFFVTAVVAYLVFIILDFVLNADR, translated from the exons ATGAAGGGATCCACCTTAGCTAccccagcagcggcggcgggaaggCTCGGTCCGAGCCTCAGCCAGGGTGCCGTGGATAAATCGTCGGTTCGGACAGCGGACGCTGCCTGGAATGTAGGCTTCGTTGCCGTGGGAAGTCTCAAGTCAAAGGAAGTGGTTGACATTTTCTACGGCCGGTTGACCtcgaaggagaagagcgcAATTGCGCCGCTGTTTCCGGGAGTTCTGCAAACCGCCCCAAACGCCTCTGCTTCGGTGCGCAGGAAGTTCCCCGTGGAGGATGGCGGAGTCATGTTTCTGGCCTCAGATTCAACGGGCTCTTTTTTGTTTGGAGTATATGTACAGGACAGAACCTACCCAGAACGCGCTGCGTTTGCTTTGTTAACG GAAGTTCAGCAGTTGGTTTCAGAGGCCATTCAAGCCGAGCCAGCATGCGGGAAGAAACCGGGGCTGCTTGCAAAGCGAGTGCGTCAAGCTGTGAGGGGCCTCATCTCCAAGTTCGACCTGCCCGCCTCGGTTGACAAGACTGCAGAAGTACTCAAGAAGGTGGAGGATGTAAAGCTTGAGATGGAGAAAAACGTGCAAAAAGTGCTGCAGAACCAAGCGAACCTGGAGAGTCTCGAATCCAAAACAGATCAGCTTGCAAGCAGCGCCAAAACGTTCAAGCAGACAGCGGGCGACGTCAACAGAGCCACGTGGTGGCAGAAAGTCAAACTCACAATCCTGCTTGGCTTTTTCGTCACCGCTGTTGTCGCCTATCTCGTGTTCATTATCCTCGACTTTGTGCTAAATGCCGACAGATAG